A section of the Methanococcoides sp. LMO-2 genome encodes:
- a CDS encoding SO_0444 family Cu/Zn efflux transporter yields MSFADAVLGTLADIMLESWDIFAEAAPYLLLGFGIAGLLHVFVPDDKVMQYLGSSAGKFRSVINASFLGVPLPLCSCGVVPAALSLRKRGATKGATLSFLISTPQTGVDSIAITYALLDPIMTVFRPVATFITAVVAGVAENMLNLSKDGVDKLSGKAAPLNALPMFSAEPDSCGCSSCGPHEEKAGSFVQKVKSGLKYAYIELLGEIGFWLIVGVVVAGIISYVVPENLVGNYLGGGIASMLLALIVGIPLYICATASTPLAAVLILKGMSPGAAFVFLLAGPATNAATITMVLKFLGRRTTAVYLASIALCAVVCGLVLDQIYSRLGIDVISIAGSASEVMPDEVKNIFAVILLPLLLYGMYAGKKCTE; encoded by the coding sequence ATGAGCTTTGCAGATGCAGTCTTGGGGACACTTGCAGATATAATGCTCGAGTCGTGGGATATTTTTGCAGAAGCTGCTCCCTATCTGTTGCTGGGCTTTGGTATAGCCGGGCTTTTGCATGTATTTGTTCCCGATGATAAGGTAATGCAATACCTGGGCAGTTCCGCAGGGAAGTTCAGGTCTGTTATCAATGCATCCTTTCTGGGAGTGCCCCTGCCACTTTGCTCATGCGGGGTCGTCCCTGCTGCCCTGTCTCTGAGAAAAAGAGGGGCTACAAAAGGTGCAACTCTTTCGTTCCTCATCTCGACCCCTCAGACAGGGGTTGATTCCATTGCTATAACCTATGCACTTCTGGATCCCATCATGACCGTCTTCAGGCCGGTGGCAACATTTATTACTGCTGTTGTTGCGGGTGTTGCCGAGAACATGCTGAACCTTTCAAAGGATGGGGTGGATAAGCTTTCTGGAAAAGCAGCTCCATTGAATGCGCTTCCCATGTTTTCCGCTGAGCCGGACAGCTGTGGCTGCAGTTCATGTGGTCCTCATGAAGAAAAAGCTGGAAGCTTTGTACAGAAAGTGAAGTCCGGACTTAAATACGCTTATATTGAGCTGCTTGGGGAGATAGGTTTCTGGCTTATTGTCGGGGTCGTTGTTGCAGGAATTATCTCTTATGTTGTACCTGAGAACCTGGTGGGCAACTATCTTGGCGGTGGAATTGCTTCCATGCTGCTTGCTCTTATTGTGGGCATACCGCTTTACATTTGTGCTACTGCTTCCACTCCTCTTGCAGCGGTCCTCATCCTGAAGGGAATGAGTCCCGGGGCAGCATTCGTTTTCCTGCTTGCAGGGCCGGCAACGAATGCAGCTACGATCACAATGGTCCTGAAGTTCCTTGGCAGAAGGACAACGGCAGTTTATCTTGCATCGATAGCTTTGTGCGCGGTCGTATGTGGACTGGTCCTGGATCAGATATATTCCAGGCTCGGCATAGATGTAATTTCAATTGCAGGAAGTGCCAGCGAGGTAATGCCGGATGAAGTGAAGAACATATTTGCAGTGATACTGCTACCGTTGTTACTATATGGTATGTATGCCGGTAAAAAGTGTACTGAATGA
- the thsA gene encoding thermosome subunit alpha, whose translation MYQRYLGGLNILSNGSQTIQGRDAQSINILAGKAVANSVRTTLGPKGMDKMLVDSMGDIVITNDGATILKEMDIQHPAAKMIVEVSKTQDDEVGDGTTSAAVLSGELLAKAEELIDKGVHPTIISEGYRHAAKKCREILETITIDVTPEDTEALMKIAATAITGKGAEAYKEKLSKLTVDAVRNVVEEEDGKLVVDTSNIKIEKRAGGSIMDSDLVEGLVIDKERSHPNMPERVENAKILLVTCPIEFRKTEMDAEIKITSPDQMQMFLDQEEKMMREMAEKVIASGANVVFCQKGLDDMAQYYIEKAGIYAVRRVKKSDLKRLSKVTGGTLIQDLDEITAEDTGTADLVEEKEIRGAKMTYVTGCQNSQAVTVLLHGGTDHVVAELEHALTDALRVVGVVIEDGKVVVGGSSPEIELSLRLNEYAATLKGREQLAVSKFAEALEVIPQTLAENAGLDPIDILVELRSQHEQGNKNAGLNVYTGDVVDMWENDVIEPLRIKTQAINAATEATVMILRIDDLVAASPSSGPMPGAPDMDIDLDATANY comes from the coding sequence ATCTATCAACGCTATTTAGGAGGGCTAAATATCTTATCAAATGGAAGTCAGACAATCCAGGGCAGGGATGCTCAGAGCATTAATATCCTTGCAGGAAAGGCCGTTGCAAATTCAGTTCGTACAACACTTGGTCCAAAGGGAATGGACAAGATGCTCGTAGATTCTATGGGTGACATCGTCATCACCAATGATGGTGCTACCATTCTGAAGGAAATGGACATCCAGCATCCTGCAGCTAAGATGATCGTCGAGGTATCCAAGACCCAGGACGACGAAGTAGGAGACGGAACAACTTCCGCTGCTGTCCTTTCAGGTGAGCTTCTTGCAAAGGCAGAAGAGCTTATTGACAAAGGTGTCCACCCAACTATTATATCTGAAGGTTACAGGCATGCTGCAAAGAAATGCCGTGAGATCCTTGAGACCATCACAATCGATGTAACTCCTGAGGACACAGAAGCTCTCATGAAGATCGCAGCAACCGCTATTACAGGCAAAGGCGCTGAGGCATACAAAGAGAAGCTTTCAAAGCTCACAGTAGATGCTGTAAGGAACGTTGTTGAAGAGGAAGACGGCAAACTTGTTGTCGACACCAGCAACATCAAGATCGAGAAGCGTGCAGGCGGAAGCATCATGGATTCCGATCTCGTGGAAGGTCTCGTTATCGACAAGGAACGCTCACACCCTAACATGCCTGAGCGTGTAGAGAACGCAAAGATCCTTCTTGTAACCTGTCCTATCGAGTTCAGGAAGACTGAGATGGATGCTGAGATCAAGATCACCTCACCTGACCAGATGCAGATGTTCCTGGACCAGGAAGAGAAGATGATGAGAGAGATGGCTGAGAAGGTCATCGCCAGCGGTGCAAACGTCGTATTCTGCCAGAAAGGTCTTGACGACATGGCACAGTACTACATCGAGAAGGCAGGCATCTACGCTGTCAGAAGGGTAAAGAAGAGCGATCTTAAGAGACTCAGCAAGGTAACCGGCGGTACACTCATCCAGGACCTTGACGAGATCACAGCTGAAGACACAGGAACTGCAGATCTTGTTGAAGAGAAGGAGATCAGAGGCGCAAAGATGACCTACGTCACCGGATGCCAGAACTCCCAGGCAGTAACAGTACTTCTCCACGGCGGAACCGATCACGTGGTCGCTGAACTTGAGCACGCATTGACAGATGCTCTCCGTGTTGTCGGAGTTGTCATCGAAGATGGTAAGGTCGTAGTAGGTGGCAGTTCACCTGAGATCGAACTTTCATTAAGGCTCAACGAGTACGCAGCAACCCTTAAGGGAAGGGAGCAGCTCGCAGTCAGCAAGTTCGCTGAAGCACTCGAGGTCATTCCACAGACACTTGCAGAGAACGCAGGTCTTGACCCAATAGACATACTTGTAGAACTCCGTTCCCAGCACGAGCAGGGCAACAAGAACGCAGGTCTCAATGTCTACACCGGTGACGTTGTCGACATGTGGGAGAACGATGTTATCGAACCACTGCGTATCAAGACACAGGCAATCAACGCTGCAACCGAGGCTACTGTCATGATCCTCAGGATCGACGATCTTGTAGCAGCAAGTCCTTCATCAGGTCCTATGCCAGGAGCTCCTGACATGGACATTGACCTTGATGCAACCGCTAATTACTGA
- a CDS encoding energy-coupling factor transporter transmembrane component T produces the protein MAGPVFSYVAGSSFLHTLDPRAKVISVMSLSILIFNLSQFSHLLFVSFLFAGLVIIAGLSASSIVRSLRPMAIFFGFIFFIHLFFTGGSPILSFAFSPTYEGLEKGAVVTGRFILLILFGSLLTSTTRPALLTSAIERLLRPLPLRRLGTTSFEIATMMSLAIHFIPHLLWYVGQVRDAQVSRGLRSGHHPVAGMLSLAIPALRGSMRMADDVALSMESRCYQGEYRTSLFEMKMRMSDWLVCASVVLVTAIILYT, from the coding sequence ATGGCAGGGCCTGTTTTCTCCTATGTGGCCGGAAGTTCTTTTCTTCACACCCTGGACCCGCGGGCAAAGGTCATCTCCGTAATGTCCCTGAGCATCCTGATCTTCAACCTATCCCAATTTTCACATCTTCTCTTTGTGTCATTTCTCTTTGCGGGACTTGTCATAATTGCAGGGCTGAGTGCATCCTCTATTGTTCGCTCTCTTCGTCCTATGGCAATATTTTTTGGATTTATCTTCTTTATTCATCTGTTCTTTACAGGTGGAAGTCCGATCTTATCCTTCGCTTTTTCACCAACTTATGAGGGTCTTGAAAAGGGAGCAGTTGTGACCGGTCGTTTCATCCTGTTGATCCTTTTTGGGTCCCTTCTCACTTCCACCACAAGGCCTGCCCTTTTGACAAGTGCCATCGAGCGCCTGCTTCGTCCTCTTCCTTTGAGGAGACTGGGCACAACATCCTTTGAGATTGCAACAATGATGTCCCTGGCGATCCATTTTATTCCGCATCTCCTGTGGTATGTGGGACAAGTCCGCGATGCACAGGTGTCCCGTGGCCTGAGATCCGGTCATCATCCTGTCGCCGGGATGCTGTCCCTTGCGATACCTGCCTTAAGGGGTTCCATGCGCATGGCCGACGATGTTGCACTGTCCATGGAATCCAGATGTTACCAGGGCGAATACAGGACTTCACTTTTTGAGATGAAGATGAGGATGTCCGATTGGTTAGTGTGTGCATCTGTTGTTCTCGTGACAGCAATAATCCTATATACATGA
- a CDS encoding ATP-binding cassette domain-containing protein, with translation MIRFEGVSYSYPDGHRVLDEVDLQIEEGTFTAIIGDNGSGKSTLVRHMNGLLTPSKGSVSVCGMDTLDPANLWQVRQLVGMVFQDPHSQAVGATVEEDIAFGPENLALERGEIRSRVSGSILDVGLEGLEEQLLINLSGGQLQKTAIAGVLAMRPEILVFDEITSMLDQDSRSQVLDIVSKLNRMGKTIVYVTHHMEEVLVADRVILMEEGSVAFDGSPEGVFRELYSSGHSIPPLMELALRLQDAGILDANVLPVSSDELKEELCRLM, from the coding sequence ATGATCAGGTTCGAAGGTGTAAGCTACAGTTATCCTGATGGTCACAGGGTACTCGACGAAGTGGACCTTCAGATAGAAGAAGGTACATTCACCGCAATAATAGGTGACAATGGTAGTGGCAAGTCTACTCTTGTGCGTCACATGAACGGCCTTCTTACACCTTCGAAAGGCTCCGTTTCGGTATGCGGGATGGATACTCTTGACCCCGCAAACCTATGGCAGGTCCGTCAGCTCGTCGGGATGGTGTTCCAGGACCCTCATTCCCAGGCAGTGGGTGCGACTGTGGAAGAAGATATCGCTTTTGGTCCTGAGAACCTTGCACTTGAACGCGGTGAGATCCGCAGCCGTGTATCCGGATCGATCCTTGACGTTGGTCTCGAAGGCCTTGAGGAGCAACTTTTGATAAACCTCAGCGGGGGTCAATTACAAAAGACAGCAATTGCCGGTGTTCTGGCAATGAGGCCTGAGATCCTTGTGTTCGATGAGATCACATCGATGCTGGATCAGGATTCCCGCAGTCAGGTGCTGGATATAGTAAGCAAGCTCAACCGGATGGGCAAGACCATCGTATATGTGACCCACCACATGGAAGAGGTCCTTGTTGCAGACCGTGTGATCCTGATGGAAGAAGGCTCTGTTGCTTTTGACGGGTCCCCTGAAGGTGTCTTCCGTGAACTCTATTCCTCAGGCCACAGCATTCCCCCTCTCATGGAGCTTGCACTCAGGCTTCAGGATGCAGGCATACTGGATGCTAATGTGTTGCCGGTGAGCTCTGATGAACTGAAGGAGGAACTATGTCGATTGATGTAA
- a CDS encoding ATP-binding cassette domain-containing protein, producing the protein MSIDVKDLSFSYGKGKNATSVLKNISFSIGAGESVGIVGNVGCGKTTLIKHLNGLLLPDSGSVAVDGELSSKKGTCKKVGILFQHPSRQLFCNTVHEDIAYGPKNFGISGDELDVCVREAVREVGLSDSILERSPFSLSGGEMRLVALAGVLSSSPDYLVLDEPTSGLSKSGRSNLFRILNSLKETGVGVVLVSHQIEDVLDVVDRLICLDNGEIAFQGTPSEYLSSMPSPIPQVTEFMRDLKRAGIDVRDDVFSVDDAFGEIHAAWSDKRGEL; encoded by the coding sequence ATGTCGATTGATGTAAAGGACCTGTCCTTTTCTTACGGGAAAGGAAAGAACGCAACTTCGGTCCTTAAGAACATCTCCTTTTCCATTGGTGCCGGTGAGTCCGTGGGAATAGTGGGCAATGTCGGATGCGGTAAGACCACTTTGATAAAGCACCTGAATGGTCTGCTGCTCCCTGATTCCGGGAGTGTGGCCGTTGATGGTGAACTCTCTTCTAAGAAAGGTACCTGCAAAAAAGTGGGAATTCTTTTCCAGCACCCTTCAAGGCAGCTGTTCTGCAACACCGTCCATGAGGACATTGCCTATGGTCCGAAGAACTTTGGGATCAGTGGGGATGAGCTTGATGTCTGTGTGCGTGAAGCTGTCAGGGAAGTTGGTCTTTCCGACTCTATCCTCGAAAGATCGCCTTTCAGCCTGAGTGGCGGTGAGATGCGTCTTGTTGCTCTTGCAGGCGTTTTGTCATCCTCTCCGGATTATCTGGTTCTGGATGAGCCGACCTCTGGCCTGAGCAAAAGCGGAAGGTCCAACCTATTCCGGATACTGAACTCCCTGAAAGAAACCGGTGTGGGGGTCGTACTGGTCTCACATCAGATCGAAGACGTACTTGATGTTGTGGACAGGCTGATCTGCCTGGATAATGGCGAAATAGCATTTCAGGGAACCCCTTCGGAATACCTCTCATCGATGCCTTCCCCGATCCCGCAGGTCACAGAATTCATGAGGGATCTGAAGCGAGCAGGTATCGATGTAAGGGACGATGTCTTTTCTGTGGATGATGCATTCGGTGAGATCCATGCGGCATGGTCTGACAAACGGGGTGAGCTCTGA
- a CDS encoding metalloregulator ArsR/SmtB family transcription factor gives MGRENDCERVDVEYINSLASDLPDEAAILRLSRIFHALRSEPRLKIMYLLLEKEMCVCELEAALGMSQSSISHNLRTLRQLDLVRTIKNGRFVVYSLADEHVRLLLELSRKHVTGCVQ, from the coding sequence ATGGGACGGGAAAATGACTGTGAACGGGTCGATGTGGAGTATATCAATTCTCTTGCTTCCGACCTGCCTGATGAAGCTGCAATATTGAGGCTCTCCAGGATCTTCCATGCACTTCGATCAGAGCCCCGCCTGAAGATCATGTATCTCCTTCTGGAAAAAGAGATGTGCGTATGCGAACTTGAAGCGGCTCTCGGAATGAGCCAGTCATCCATCTCACACAACCTTCGCACCCTTCGCCAGCTTGACCTTGTCAGGACCATAAAGAATGGTCGCTTTGTTGTCTATTCACTTGCTGATGAACATGTGAGACTTCTTCTTGAACTCTCACGCAAACATGTGACGGGGTGTGTGCAATGA
- a CDS encoding biotin transporter BioY, with protein MVNEYTISIHKAPLSSSSDIKKMVYASLFAALTAIGAYITIPLGPIPFTLQVVFVLLAGGMLGSKWGSISMVVYTLLGIAGLPVFSGGASGIGVILGPTGGYIIGFTAAAFVVGFLFENKRTEKILINGLYVLAGSAVIYAFGLTHLMIVADMSFIQAVTVGLLPFIGGALVKVAVAAYIATRYRI; from the coding sequence ATGGTTAACGAGTATACTATCTCGATTCATAAGGCTCCTCTTAGCTCTAGTAGCGATATTAAAAAAATGGTCTATGCATCTCTGTTTGCTGCACTGACCGCAATTGGTGCCTACATCACCATACCCCTTGGTCCGATCCCCTTCACCCTTCAGGTCGTTTTCGTCCTGCTGGCAGGCGGAATGCTTGGAAGTAAATGGGGTTCAATAAGTATGGTTGTCTACACCTTGCTTGGAATTGCCGGTCTTCCGGTGTTCTCAGGAGGTGCTTCGGGAATTGGCGTGATCCTGGGTCCAACCGGCGGATACATAATTGGCTTCACTGCAGCGGCATTTGTTGTGGGCTTCCTTTTTGAAAATAAAAGAACGGAAAAGATTCTCATCAATGGGCTCTACGTCCTCGCCGGTTCAGCTGTGATATATGCTTTCGGCCTGACCCACCTGATGATCGTAGCAGACATGTCTTTCATCCAGGCGGTCACTGTGGGACTACTTCCTTTCATCGGTGGCGCCCTTGTAAAAGTAGCAGTAGCTGCTTATATTGCTACAAGGTACAGGATATGA